Part of the Clostridia bacterium genome, AACGCGTTGACATAGTTCGGTATGGCGCCGCTTATGACAAAGGGGAGAGCGCCTATGGCGGACATTCCTATCCAGCTCAGCGCCGCGATGGCGAAACCCTCTTTGGCATAGATTACGTGGTTTTTCGATTTGAATATCAAAAGCAGCAAAAAGCCGAGCAACGCAGCACCCGCCGAAACGACGATAAAAGACTGCATGGACTTCTGCTCGCCGTATATCAATGAAACGACTGCGGGGAGCAGAAGACATGCCGCGCACGCGAGCGACATTCTGCCGAGGGTATTGAATACCATTTTGCGATTCATAACCGAACGCACCTCATGATTGTTTTCACCTTTTGGGAAAACGTGTTATCGTTTAGATTTTGAAGCACTTCTGGAGTGCCTTGCGGTCGCCGAGGACAAGCATTGTCTTGTGCTCGTTGAGGACCGTCTCGGGAGTGACGGAAAGATTCATGTCGCCGTTATTCTTGACGGCGAGGATATTTATGCCGTACTTTTTGCGGATATCAATCTGACCGACGGATTTGCCGATCCAGTCTTTAGGAACCGTGACTTCGAATATGGCGTGTTCTTCGTCAAGCCGTATGTAGTCGAGGATGTGATCTGAGGAGTAGCGGATAGCCGCCCATTCGGCGATCTGCTTTTCGGGATTGATGACTTCGTCGGCGCCGTTGCGCAGCAGGAACTTCGCCTGCACCTCTCTGTCCGCGCGGGAAACGACGAGTTTGCCCCCCAACTCTTTGAGCAGAGAAGTCGTTTCGAGGGAGCTTTGGAAATCGTTCCCGATAGCCACGATGCATACGTCGAAGTTGTTGATGCCGAGAGATTCGAGGAACACCTCGTTCGTGCTGTCGCCGATCTGCGCGTCGGTGACGTAGGGGAGAACGGCGTTCACGCGCTCCTCGTCGCGATCGATAGCGAGCACCTCGTGACCGAGCTCGCTGAGCTGTTTCGCGACCAGGCGGCCGAAATTGCTGAGGCCTATTAACAGAATAGATTTCATAATAACATCTCCTTGTTGTTGATCAGCCGACGCTGATCCTTCCGACCGGACGCTGCGAAACGTCTCCGCCTTTGCTGTTGACGGCGGCGTACATCAGCGTCAATCCGCCCACACGACCGAAGAACATCAGCAGTATAAGGATCATATGCGACGCAAAACTGAGCGCGGGGGTTATGCCGAGCGTCAGGCCGACCGTACCGATTGCCGACGCGGTTTCAAAAATACAAGCGCCGAGCGGCAGACTGTCAATAATACTGATCGCTGCGGCTCCGGTAAGCGCGAGGAACAAATACATTATCAGCAGCGCGGCGGCGCTTTTGACCGTGCTGTCCTCGATGCGCCTGCCGAACATTTCCGGGCTTTTCTTTCTGCGGATAACAGAAACCGAGCTTGAGCACAGTACCGCGAGCGTTGTTGTTTTCATACCGCCGGCAGTCGAACCGGGCGAGCCGCCGATGATCATAAGTACGATGATCAGCATACGTCCGGCGCTCGTGAGCGCGGTAAGGTCGGCGGTGTTGAAGCCCGCGGTCCTCGGCGTTATCGCCTGGAAAAGCGACAGACAAATGCGGTCGCCCATCGGATGATCGGCGTATTCGCCGAAGAACAGTATCACGGCGGGGATAAATATCAGCAGGGCAGAGGTAACGAGAACGACCTTCGTCTGAGTTCTGTATCTCTTAAAGTGATGCTTGTGCGTGTAAATATCGTCCCACGTCAGGAAGCCGATGCCGCCTATGATAATCAACAGCGACAGAGGGATGACTACGCCGGGATTGCTTCCGAACGACGTCAGTGAAGAGAACTGTCCGGTCCGCGCTCCCATAATATCGAAACCGGCGTTGCAGAAGGCAGAGATCGAATGGAAGA contains:
- a CDS encoding TrkA family potassium uptake protein; its protein translation is MKSILLIGLSNFGRLVAKQLSELGHEVLAIDRDEERVNAVLPYVTDAQIGDSTNEVFLESLGINNFDVCIVAIGNDFQSSLETTSLLKELGGKLVVSRADREVQAKFLLRNGADEVINPEKQIAEWAAIRYSSDHILDYIRLDEEHAIFEVTVPKDWIGKSVGQIDIRKKYGINILAVKNNGDMNLSVTPETVLNEHKTMLVLGDRKALQKCFKI
- a CDS encoding Trk family potassium uptake protein; this translates as MSGGLFKKKPSSFQIIIFGFICLILVGTALLTLPMATNGEGGARFEDALFTSTSAACVTGLVTQDTASFWSPFGQAVILVLIQIGGLGVISVAAFIAMISGRKISLLQRSMLQDSISAHQIGGIVRMTSFIFKTALIFEVAGALVLLPSFCTQYGAAGIWMSFFHSISAFCNAGFDIMGARTGQFSSLTSFGSNPGVVIPLSLLIIIGGIGFLTWDDIYTHKHHFKRYRTQTKVVLVTSALLIFIPAVILFFGEYADHPMGDRICLSLFQAITPRTAGFNTADLTALTSAGRMLIIVLMIIGGSPGSTAGGMKTTTLAVLCSSSVSVIRRKKSPEMFGRRIEDSTVKSAAALLIMYLFLALTGAAAISIIDSLPLGACIFETASAIGTVGLTLGITPALSFASHMILILLMFFGRVGGLTLMYAAVNSKGGDVSQRPVGRISVG